In the Clostridium gelidum genome, ACCTTTTGGTATATCTTTCTTTGGATTTTCACATTCCTCAGCTGACATTGCTCCACCTTCTACAGCTAAATAAAACCAAATAGCAAAAGGTATTGCACTAAATATTCCACCAAGTCCACCTTTAAAAACTTCTCCACCAAGAATATTATTCATTTCAATATGTGGAGCTCCTGCCCCTATAAATAAAAGTAATCCTCCTATCGCTACAATAGTAACAATAAGTTCAACCTTAGCTGCTGTCTCTATTCCTAAACAATTTATAAGAACAAATACTCCATATGCAATTAATGCTGCGAGTACTATAGGTACTGATGGTATTAAAAAATTAATATATGCACCTATTGACAATGCTATTGCTGGCGTTGCAAATAAAAATTCCACTAAACATGAAAATCCTGCAACAAAACCTCCAAATTTTCCAAGTGCTTTTGAAGCATATGCAGAAGGTCCTCCAGCATGCGGAATTGCAGTTGAAAGTTCTGCATAACTAAACATAAATGTAGTATAAAAAACTGTAACTATTAATATTGCTATAATAAACCCAACTGGGCTAGTAAATTCTAAAGCATAATTCCATCCACAATACATTCCTGATATAACCATCCCAACGATTATTCCCCAAAGTTGTATTGGTTTTAATGTCTTTTTTAATTCATTTTTCATTTTTACCACTCCTTATTATTAATTTTATTGTTTTATTTCTTAACAATTATATATCAAAGTTTTTATAACTACTGGTATTGAATTACCCATTGGCAATCCTATATCAATATAATCTCCATTTCTTGTAGATATTTTATCTATGCATATAACTTCTCTTTTCTTATTTAAACTTAAAGAAATTACTTGTCCGAGTGCTTTTGCAAAATCATTTTCTAAAACAACAATTATTGGTCCATTAGTTTCTTCAAAAAGCTTTATTATTTCATTTGCAATTACCTTTGTTTCTTCATAGCTTGGACTCTTAGGTCCTATAAGTGAAATTGCAACTGTAGTATCCTCATACATACCAAGCTTTTTCTTTCCTAGTAAATATATCTCATTTAACTTTTCTTCTTTGTCAAACAATTTAATTATAGGTATATTTTTAAGTGGTAATATGCATTTATCAAAAGCTATTGTGCTACCACTTATTGTTAGAGAATGATTTCCTGCACCAATTACTGTTGCTCTTATTTTTTCCTTAGGTGATACTAACATTTCTTTATAATTTTCAAATTCCTTACTTATACATGCTCCGAGTAGATGTCCAATATCATCATGTTTTAATATGTCTTTAGCTTGAATATTTTCATAAGTTTCACCTATATATTCTCCTACTCCACCTGAGAAACTTATATAATCAACTTTGAATGGCTCGAATTCTTCGCTTATAAATAATCTTCTTGTATCTTCACACAATTGTTTTAAGCAACAAACTTCTAATAAGCTCTTTGCTAATTTCTTGCATATAATCTCTAGCTCTTTTAATTCAACCTTTTTTCCACTTTTAATATTAATGTTCATATCCTCTATGAGAAATTCAATTCTTTTTGAAATATAACTGACTTTTCCTTCATAATCAAACTTTATAAGCCTTCCACCAATATCTAATGCAAAAGTTTGCTCACATTCACCACAGTTGAATATAGATACATTAGTTGTTCCTCCTCCAATATCAAGATTTATTATTCTCCTATTAAGTTTTTTTGAAATATCACAGGCACCAGAACCATATCCAGCAAGTAATGATTCAAGCTTAGGTCCAGCTGTTGCTACAATAAAATCTCCTAAGTACTCTGAAAGATTTTTTGATACTTCACTGGCATTTTCTTTTCTTGCGGTTTCTCCGGTTATAATCACTGCTCCTGTAGATATATTACTTTTTTCTACTTTACTTAGTTTAATAGCTTCTGAAACAATATCCTTAATCTTTATAAAATCTATAGTGACTTCATCTAAAAGAGGAGTAAATACAATAGGACTTTTATATATTATTTCTTTGTCTTCAATTACTGTTTCCTCAATTAATGAAGAACTCAAAATATTTTTAATCTTTAATTTACTGACTATAACTTCAGTTGTTGATGTCCCAATATCAACGCCTATACTATATATTTCATTTTTTAAAATATACTCTCACCTCTTTTCTTATGAACATATAATTTCAATGTAATTGTTATTTCTGAAATATTATTTTACTTATGTACATTACTAAAAAACTTTTTATTTATATAGAGGCAAAAAAAGAACAATGGCGCAAATTACTTTTTGACACCATTGTCCTTTATTGTTTATTAATTTGTAAAATATAAAAGTAATAATATTTCATAATAAATACTTACATAATAAATGTATATTATCGCCTAACCTCATCTTAAACTCATTTACATATTTTTTTAATATTATCATTTCTACTAAAAAAATAAAATAAGGGCACTTAAAGAATTAACTTCTTTAAACGCCCTTGTTTAAACCAATGAGATAATTATAATGCTTTCCATATTTTTTGTCAATAATGGAAATTTAAATTGTGAATAAATCAGGAATTATAAAAACTCTTAAACATCCATCTTTTTAAGGTTTTCTATTTCGTAATAAAAGAAATCTGTATCGTGAAAATCTATTCCAAAGACTTGAGCTTTATTATATCTTTGCACGCTTTATAATTTAATACATTAAATAATATATACTTTATTTTGAATTTTCAAAGTCAATCAAACGTATCATTTTAAAAATTATATTAGAATCATATTTTTCTAATATCTTTTATCTTATCTTCTATCTATGAATTTATTTCAAAGTTAGCCCTTACACCCAAAGTATTTGTTTCACTAGATTTCCTTTGTCCAAAGTACGCCCAAACTGTGCCCTATTGTATCCAACTTAGCCCTTAGAAAGAAAAACTCCAACAGATACTTCATTAGCCATCTATTAGAGTTTACTATTAGCTTAGCTAGTCATCAAAAGAAGTTTTTGCTGAATATGCTATGTTTTCCTATAGTAACTAGCATTAGAACCCTCTTTTGATAGATATTTGCAGTTTTTAGAGTATGTTTTTCCTATGGTAGTCTCCAAACTTACTACAGAATTATTATTATGCAATAAGTTCTTTTCCAAACTTAATTGAATTTACTATATTACTCTGTATCTATATTTTTATTCAGTCAATATCATATTAATTAAGCAGTCAATTATTCAAATTTTATTATTAAATGAGAATTTTTTGTTTTATTGTTATTAACTTTGTTCTCAATCTGTATGATGTCATCTGTCTTATCTATTGGTAAAGCACTAACTTCTATTTATCCCTCAATAACCTCTGAAGTTATAATTTAACTGTTTATATTTGCTATTTGCACAATATTTGTGATATCACATTATATGGCTTGCTGGATGTTTTCATCAATTAGTAATTTCTATTTTTCTTCTTCGAACTTCTTCAAGAAAATGTTCACATGCCTCACTTTCATTAATTGTTTCAAATTTTATAACTTCTCCTCTTCGTTCAATATTTTCTATTACATACCATTTGTTTTTCTTATGTTCTAAGTCAAACGGTCCCATCATTAAAACATTTAATTCTTTTTTATAAACACATCTTCCTATCTTTTCATCACTAATAATTTTCATTACCTCTTGAATATTCATATTTCACACTCCTTAACGTATTTTTCTAAGCGTACCTATTTCAATTAACTCTTTTACAATTAATGGTGTCTGTGTTTGAATTCCTCCACCTATTTGATTATATCCTGGAGCTATTTTGCCCTCATATGTTATACCTCCATTATCATGTAATTTTGTTAATAATTCAGCCTTTCTTGTTGCAGTTAATGATGCTTTATTAATGTCTCCTTCAATATCAGCTAAATTTCCTATCTCCTCATAATAGTGATGTGTTGTCTCATCTTGTACTGTTGCTAATGCTCTTTGTTCAAAAGTTGTAGGTGTTCCACCTACTGGTGACATATAGCTTCCAAATTCAGAACCATATCTATCATAAACTCGATTAACGCCAGTCAAATTTTCCTTAATTTCATCCTTTAACAATTTTCCTGTTGTTGCATCTATAGCATATCCATCTGGAGGAACAACAGAATAATCAATTCTTCCTTTACTATTCAAATAATCTTTGGAACGAGGTATTGTTATATCTTTATTAGCTTCAATAATTCCTTCTGAGCGAAATGTATCGCCTACATTAGTATCAAATGCGTAGTTAATATCTAAATATTCTTGTACTTCACCAATAGATAAATCTGAATTATTTAATATATATTGTGTACGTTCCATATCTGTCATTTTTAATATATCATAAGCAGGATTACTTACCCCCTAGTATAATAAGCTTGTAAAGATTAATACATAGTTCCCACCCTAAAACTTTAATCTATATCTCATTTCCATAGGCTTAAAGTTACTATAATAACTATTGTTTAATCACTCATCTTTTGAGACAATATTCTCGTACTAGATAGAGGTTTACGTCTGCCCCCTTGAGACATCTTTTGATCTCGTTGCTAAGACTGTTACCTCATCTTTGCGAGATGTTGCGTATAAGCTGGATGTTAATTGTATTTTTACAAGTTTTCGTATATCAAACTAGGATGTAACTTGCATAGATAAGAGGATTCTATCTAAACAATTATTTTAAATGAGGTGGTTTTTGTGTACATAGTTGGAATTGATATTGGTAAAAATAATCATGAAGCTACTATTATTGATGATAAAGGCTCTATAATTGGTAAATCAGTAAAATTTACTAATTCTCATAGTGGTGGAAACAAACTAATCGAACATATTCATAAGCATATTTATGATTCTGAAGTTATCTTTGGGCTTGAAGCTACAGGTCATTATTGGCTTTCTTTGTACTCATTTTTATTAGAAAAAGGCTACACCATAAATGTTATTAATCCTATTCAGTCCGATAGTTTTAGAAATCTATACATTCGTCAAACTAAAAATGACACTAAGGATTCTTTTATAATTGCTGAAGTTATTAGATTCGGTAAATTTACTAATACCAAGCTTTGCGAGGACAAGCTCCTTGCTTTAAGACAACTTTGTAGATATAGGCTTTCTTTAACTACTGAAGTTTCTGAACTTAAATGCAGAATAATTACAGTGCTTGACCAAGTTTTCCCTGAATATGAAAAACTATTTTCTGATACTTGGGGTTCTAGCTCTAAAGCTCTTCTTGAAAAATATCAAACTCCAGAAGAAATATTAGCACTTGATATAAATGAATTAGCTAAATTATTAAAAACAAACAGCCGTGGACAACTTGGGCTTAATAAGGCTGGACAAATTCAAGATGCAGCTAAAAAATACCTTTGGAATTAAAATAGCTCAAGATGCCTTTAAATTTCAATTAAAGCAACTTATTGATCAAGTACTTTTT is a window encoding:
- a CDS encoding ethanolamine ammonia-lyase reactivating factor EutA — translated: MLKNEIYSIGVDIGTSTTEVIVSKLKIKNILSSSLIEETVIEDKEIIYKSPIVFTPLLDEVTIDFIKIKDIVSEAIKLSKVEKSNISTGAVIITGETARKENASEVSKNLSEYLGDFIVATAGPKLESLLAGYGSGACDISKKLNRRIINLDIGGGTTNVSIFNCGECEQTFALDIGGRLIKFDYEGKVSYISKRIEFLIEDMNINIKSGKKVELKELEIICKKLAKSLLEVCCLKQLCEDTRRLFISEEFEPFKVDYISFSGGVGEYIGETYENIQAKDILKHDDIGHLLGACISKEFENYKEMLVSPKEKIRATVIGAGNHSLTISGSTIAFDKCILPLKNIPIIKLFDKEEKLNEIYLLGKKKLGMYEDTTVAISLIGPKSPSYEETKVIANEIIKLFEETNGPIIVVLENDFAKALGQVISLSLNKKREVICIDKISTRNGDYIDIGLPMGNSIPVVIKTLIYNC
- a CDS encoding TNT domain-containing protein; this translates as MTDMERTQYILNNSDLSIGEVQEYLDINYAFDTNVGDTFRSEGIIEANKDITIPRSKDYLNSKGRIDYSVVPPDGYAIDATTGKLLKDEIKENLTGVNRVYDRYGSEFGSYMSPVGGTPTTFEQRALATVQDETTHHYYEEIGNLADIEGDINKASLTATRKAELLTKLHDNGGITYEGKIAPGYNQIGGGIQTQTPLIVKELIEIGTLRKIR